One genomic window of Rhizobium lentis includes the following:
- the araD gene encoding L-arabinonate dehydratase → MSLKAVKTPDELRSARWFASEDLRGFGHRSRLMQMGYDTGDWAGKPLIGILSTWSDLNPCHAHFKHRVEDVKRGVLQAGGFPVEMPALALSENFMKPTTMLYRNLLAMETEEQIRAHPVDGVVLMGGCDKTTPGLIMGALSAGVPMIYLPAGPMLRGNYAGQQLGSGSDAWKYWDERRAGTISDKEWAGIEAGIARSYGHCMTMGTASTMTAIADAMGLMLTGVSSIPAADANHIRMSAQTGRRIVDMVWEELTPDRIVTPAAVRNAATVAMATGCSTNAVIHLLAMARRGGVALTLDDLDALGRVTPVIANVRPSGKTYLMEDFYYAGGLLALMSQIRERLDLDALTVSGETLGAALADAKIYNDDVIRPLSNPIYPEGSLAVLKGNLAPDGAVIKPVACDPRFHVHQGPALVFDSYPDMKAAVEDETLDVTPDHVMVLRNAGPLGGPGMPEWGMLPMPKALLKQGHRDMLRLSDARMSGTSYGACVLHVAPEAHVGGPLALLRNGDIVRIDIPNRRLDMLVDEAELARRRAAWVKPADRFGRGYGWMYASHVSQADKGCDFDYLLPEFGAAAGEPDIF, encoded by the coding sequence ATGTCGTTGAAAGCCGTCAAGACACCGGACGAGTTGCGGTCGGCGCGCTGGTTCGCATCCGAAGACCTGCGCGGCTTCGGCCATCGGTCACGCCTGATGCAAATGGGCTATGACACCGGAGATTGGGCCGGCAAGCCGCTGATCGGCATCCTCTCCACCTGGTCGGATCTCAATCCCTGCCACGCCCATTTCAAGCATCGCGTCGAGGACGTGAAACGCGGCGTGCTGCAGGCCGGCGGCTTTCCGGTGGAAATGCCGGCGCTGGCGCTGTCGGAGAACTTCATGAAGCCGACGACCATGCTCTACCGCAACCTCCTGGCGATGGAGACCGAAGAGCAGATCCGCGCCCATCCCGTCGACGGCGTGGTTCTGATGGGCGGCTGCGACAAGACGACGCCGGGCCTCATCATGGGCGCGCTCAGCGCCGGCGTGCCGATGATCTACCTGCCGGCGGGGCCGATGCTGCGCGGCAATTATGCTGGCCAGCAGCTCGGTTCCGGTTCGGACGCCTGGAAATATTGGGACGAGCGGCGCGCGGGCACGATATCGGACAAAGAATGGGCCGGCATCGAAGCCGGCATTGCGCGCTCCTACGGTCATTGCATGACGATGGGCACCGCCTCGACGATGACCGCGATTGCCGATGCAATGGGTCTGATGCTGACGGGGGTCTCTTCGATTCCCGCGGCAGACGCCAACCATATCCGCATGTCGGCCCAGACCGGTCGGCGGATCGTCGACATGGTCTGGGAGGAGCTGACGCCGGACCGGATCGTCACGCCTGCCGCCGTGCGAAATGCGGCGACGGTCGCCATGGCGACCGGCTGTTCGACCAATGCCGTCATCCATCTTCTGGCCATGGCGCGCAGGGGAGGGGTCGCGCTGACGCTTGACGATCTCGACGCGCTTGGCCGCGTCACTCCGGTCATCGCCAATGTGCGTCCGTCGGGAAAGACCTATCTGATGGAGGATTTCTACTATGCCGGCGGTCTTCTGGCGCTAATGTCGCAGATCCGCGAGCGGCTCGATCTCGACGCATTGACGGTCTCGGGCGAAACCCTGGGCGCGGCGCTCGCCGACGCAAAGATCTATAATGACGATGTGATCCGGCCGCTCTCCAACCCGATCTATCCGGAGGGTTCGCTTGCCGTGCTGAAGGGCAATCTGGCGCCCGATGGCGCGGTGATCAAGCCGGTGGCCTGCGACCCGCGCTTCCATGTCCATCAAGGTCCGGCGCTGGTATTCGACAGCTATCCCGACATGAAGGCGGCGGTCGAGGACGAGACGCTGGATGTAACGCCTGATCATGTCATGGTGCTGCGCAATGCCGGACCGCTCGGCGGCCCCGGCATGCCGGAATGGGGCATGCTGCCGATGCCGAAAGCGCTGCTGAAACAGGGACATCGCGATATGCTGCGGCTCTCGGATGCGCGCATGAGCGGCACCAGTTATGGCGCCTGCGTGCTGCATGTGGCGCCCGAAGCCCATGTCGGCGGCCCGCTCGCCCTGCTGCGGAACGGCGACATCGTCCGGATCGATATTCCGAACCGCCGGCTGGACATGCTGGTCGACGAGGCGGAACTGGCCCGGCGCCGCGCCGCCTGGGTGAAGCCCGCCGATCGTTTCGGCCGCGGCTACGGCTGGATGTACGCCTCCCATGTCAGCCAGGCCGACAAGGGTTGCGATTTCGATTATCTGCTTCCCGAATTCGGTGCGGCAGCCGGAGAACCGGACATTTTCTAG
- a CDS encoding ribonuclease activity regulator RraA translates to MTTLSDSTRDQLMRVSVATISTALFKRGLRNQTIQDVQPVARKGRNMVGPAYTLRYIPAREDLNKLEVFRNPEHPQRACVESCPAGAVLVMDSRKNPRAASAGSILVTRLMVRGVAGVVTDGGFRDSPEIAGLAIPAYHNRPSAPTNLTLHQALDINVPIGCGDVAVWPGDIMVGDDEAVIVIPAELADEIAEEAVEMTAYEDFVTERVLAGQSIIGLYPATQPRNLEEFAAWRARSGR, encoded by the coding sequence ATGACGACACTTTCGGACAGCACGCGCGACCAACTCATGCGGGTCAGCGTCGCCACCATCAGCACGGCACTCTTCAAGCGTGGCCTGCGCAACCAGACCATCCAGGATGTGCAGCCGGTCGCCCGCAAAGGCCGCAATATGGTCGGCCCGGCCTATACGCTGCGCTACATTCCGGCGCGTGAGGACCTCAACAAGCTCGAGGTTTTCCGCAATCCGGAACACCCGCAACGCGCCTGCGTCGAAAGCTGCCCGGCTGGTGCCGTGCTTGTCATGGACAGCCGCAAGAATCCGCGCGCCGCTTCAGCCGGCTCAATTCTCGTCACGCGGCTGATGGTGCGCGGCGTGGCCGGCGTCGTCACCGATGGCGGCTTCCGCGACAGTCCCGAGATAGCGGGGTTGGCGATTCCCGCCTATCACAATCGGCCCTCGGCGCCGACGAACCTGACGCTGCACCAGGCGCTCGACATCAATGTGCCGATCGGTTGCGGTGACGTGGCGGTCTGGCCCGGCGATATCATGGTCGGCGACGACGAAGCGGTGATCGTCATTCCGGCGGAACTTGCCGACGAGATTGCCGAGGAGGCCGTGGAAATGACCGCCTATGAGGACTTCGTGACCGAGCGCGTGCTGGCTGGCCAATCGATCATCGGTCTCTATCCGGCAACGCAGCCGCGCAATCTCGAGGAATTCGCCGCCTGGCGCGCCAGGAGCGGCCGGTGA
- a CDS encoding mandelate racemase has protein sequence MTMDRSIGDPVTAPRVRLVEIDAFERDIRLRLPFRFGAATLERAPQAFLRVRVEDEQGKTAIGAAAEMMVPKWFDKDPALTPAQNVDQLRTSIRTAAAASLEASAPATLFAAARLNELETVRRLPGNPLAAGFGPSLVARAALDAYCRLAGLSFFDAVRRNLVGIGGPMLPGDIEAEAVSATLAGLRPAGSILARHTIGLLDPIAEGDIVHPVEDGLPESLEAVISRYGNRWFKIKLSGAIDADIDRLARIAAVLERVPDYRVTVDGNEQFRAPEDLAALLARIDAIPRLSRLRAAIAFIEQPFSRAITMETPLGDLAARLPYLIDESDDGDDAFARARVLGYTGVSSKTCKGIYRSLLKAIRIRTGCVPGLFLSGEDLTCQAGLAVQQDLALVSALGLSHVERNGHHYVAGMQGAPEAERARFAAAHPDLYEQGPDGPLLSIREGRIASGSLGAVGYASGALPDFEAMERLS, from the coding sequence ATGACCATGGACAGAAGCATTGGAGATCCCGTGACGGCGCCGCGTGTCAGGCTCGTCGAAATCGATGCCTTCGAGCGCGATATCAGGCTGCGCCTGCCGTTCCGCTTCGGCGCGGCAACCCTCGAAAGGGCGCCGCAAGCCTTCCTCAGGGTCCGTGTCGAGGATGAGCAGGGTAAAACCGCCATCGGCGCCGCCGCCGAAATGATGGTGCCGAAATGGTTCGACAAAGATCCGGCGCTGACGCCGGCGCAGAATGTCGATCAGTTGCGCACCTCGATCCGCACCGCCGCCGCTGCGTCGCTCGAAGCATCGGCGCCGGCGACATTGTTTGCCGCCGCCCGGCTCAACGAGCTGGAAACCGTCCGCCGTCTGCCCGGAAATCCTTTGGCGGCCGGCTTCGGACCTTCGCTCGTCGCCCGCGCCGCGCTGGACGCCTATTGCCGCCTTGCCGGACTTTCCTTCTTCGATGCGGTGCGCCGCAACCTCGTCGGCATCGGCGGCCCGATGCTGCCCGGCGATATCGAGGCGGAGGCTGTCTCCGCCACGCTCGCCGGCCTTCGCCCTGCCGGCTCGATCCTGGCACGGCATACGATCGGCCTTCTCGATCCGATCGCCGAGGGTGATATCGTCCATCCCGTCGAGGATGGCCTGCCGGAGAGTCTCGAAGCGGTGATCAGCCGCTATGGCAACCGCTGGTTCAAGATCAAGCTTTCCGGCGCGATCGATGCCGATATCGACCGCCTGGCGCGGATCGCCGCCGTGCTGGAGCGCGTGCCCGACTATCGGGTGACGGTCGATGGCAATGAACAGTTTCGCGCGCCGGAAGATCTCGCTGCCTTGCTGGCGCGGATCGATGCCATACCTCGGCTGTCGCGATTGCGCGCGGCCATTGCCTTCATCGAACAGCCGTTCTCGCGGGCGATCACCATGGAAACGCCGCTGGGAGATCTCGCGGCCCGATTGCCCTACCTGATCGATGAGAGCGACGACGGCGACGATGCCTTCGCCCGCGCCCGCGTGCTCGGTTACACCGGCGTTTCCTCGAAAACCTGTAAGGGCATCTACCGATCGCTCCTGAAGGCGATCCGGATCAGGACGGGATGTGTGCCGGGGCTTTTCCTCTCGGGCGAGGATCTGACCTGCCAGGCCGGGCTCGCCGTGCAGCAGGATCTGGCCCTCGTTTCCGCGCTCGGCCTCTCCCATGTCGAGCGCAATGGCCATCACTATGTGGCCGGCATGCAGGGTGCACCGGAGGCGGAGCGGGCACGTTTTGCAGCAGCCCATCCCGATCTCTACGAGCAGGGCCCCGACGGGCCGCTCCTATCGATCCGCGAGGGCCGGATCGCCAGCGGTTCACTCGGAGCGGTCGGCTACGCCAGCGGCGCCTTGCCCGATTTCGAAGCGATGGAGCGGCTCTCTTGA